In the Halorussus salinus genome, GCCGAGGAGCTGTACGAACTCCTCGTCGGCCGCGCCCGAGCGGTGGACGCCGCGCTCGAATCGGCCGCCCAACTCCACGACGCGGGGGAACTCTCGCCGAGCGTCTACGAGGACTTCCGCACCGAGTACGAGCGCGAGAAGGAGGACCTCGCCGAGGCCATCTCGCAACTGCTGGACGACAACCCCGAACTCCGGCGCGAGGAGCTACTGGTCGGCGAGCGCCGCGTCCTGAAACGGGAAAAGAGCGCGCTGATGGACGCGATGCGAACCGGCGCAGTCAGCGACGACGTGGGCCACCGGCTGATGGAGGAGGTGGACCTGAAACTCGACCGCATCGAGTCGGGCGAATCGACCGTGACCGACCGCCCCGAGGAGGGCTACGAGGAGTTCTGGCGCTCGCGCGCTCGGGAGTTCGGACTGGAAGGGCGGCCGGAACCACAAGAGGCGAGCGACGACTGAGCGCGGTTTCGAGGGTCGCGTGTTTCCGGATTCCACTCCGGCGCGCGCTGGCGGACTCCTCGTGGGTCCGCCAACCGCGCGAGGGATGAGTAGCGCAACGAAGTGAGGCTTGCGAGACGCGAAGCGCCTCGCTGATCTGCGAACGTTGTTCGCAGACAACGCAATCGGTTGGAGAGGGTGTGGCTCGCTGTTGCGGTGCGGATGCGGGAGACTCCGTTTTGTCGGCGATAGTCTGCTGTGCTGTCGCGGTCCGCTGTGCGGTCGCGGTGCCGTCCATGGTATCAGGTCAATCAGTCCAGCCGTGAGTCAATCGCACAAAAATCTCTATAGCTATGCGAAAGATATCTATAGAATTTCCAAAATGATAAAAGTATTACTCGAATGCGAGCCCCGAAGTCCTGCCAAAGTTCAAGTACGATACCGAACCAACTCGCCCCGACCGGCGCGCGGAACGCACCTGCCGGTCCGACAACCATGACGCACTGCTACAATTGCGGTCACTCCGGTACGTTCGTACTGCTCGCCCAGTTCGCGCTCGCGGTTCCCGACGCCGAGGAGGCTACGGGAACTCCCGACGCTCGGACCGACGCCTCGGACCTCGAATCCGACGCTATGGACCACTCCGACACCTCGGACTCTCCCGACTCGGACGACTCCACTGCGGACCAGCGACTCCCCTCCTCGGGCGACTGCTCGCTGGCGGTCCAGTGTCCGACCTGCGACAGCACCGATGTCGGCGTCGCGGCCAGCGACCTGCTGGCGCGCTACGGGTCGAGTACCACGTCGTAGCGGTCTTCGACCGTCACGCACTCTTCGTCCGTCGTCCCGCAATCGTCGTTCGTGCATTCGCGGTCGCTCCTCGTCGGTTCGCGGTCGCTCCTCGTCGGTTCGTAGTCGTTCGTCCAGACGACGAGCCGCGCGTCCGCGTCGCGGGCGGCCTCGGCGAGTCGTCGTTCGAGCATCGCGGCGGTGCCCCGGCCCCACCACGCCCGAATCTGGTCGCGCCCGCAGAGCCACGCCGCCCGCGAGTCGTGTTCGCCGAGGAGTCCCGCCGCGCGGTCGGCGGCCGCGCGAGGGTTCCGGCCGTCGAACTCTCTGGCCGTCCGACCCTCGGCGGTCTCGCCCGTCACGAACAGCGGTCCCGGACCGTCGTCCACGCCGACCGCCCTACTGACGCCCGGCGCGACCGCCACGGTCTCCGGCGGCCGAGGAGGGGCGGCGGCTCCTCGGACGAGCGCGGTCCGTGCGCCGGTTTCGTCCAGCCGCATTCGGAGTTGGTCTATCGATTGGGTAGTCATAATTGACTATAAATCTAAAAAATTGGTTAATTTATAATAGTGTCGGTAGTGGATAATCCGTCCGTGAATCGAAACGCGCCGAGTCAGTTTCAGTAGATAGAATTATAAATTCGGACGGGTACGGTTCGGAGTGAATGAGGTTCGACCCACTCGACGACCGCCCCGGAATCCGCATCTTCGACCCGATAGAGACCGTCCGGTTCGAGTTGTACACGCCGGTCGCCGTCGAGTTGGAACCGGTCACGACCGAAGGGTTCTACTTTCCGATAGACGACGCCGTCGAGTTCCGGGCCGCGGCAGTCGAGATACCGAAACTCGTCTCTACCGTCGTTCGGCGTCAGGACGGCCAGATGATAGCCGACGCGACCGCGAGCGAAATCCAGCGATTCGGCGACGGCGACTACCTCATCGAACTCCAGAGTACGCCGATGAAAGTGTATCTCACTGTCTCGGGGTCGATGCGGGTCGTCCCCGGCGACGAGTCGGTGACGGTGAAGTTCGGTGAGGCGCGCTCGGTCAGAGTCGGCGCGCGCTCGTTCCACGAGCAACCGGTCGGGACGGTGACGGTCACCGACGACGTGGCGGACGTGATGGATGCGGTGTCGCTGTTCGGGTCCGCGCTCAAGACGACTTCCTGCGAACGGTCGTTTCCGACGCTCCGTGGCTATCCGCCACGCATCGAGCGCGGCGATTCGTTCGCGGTCTCGGGCGACGTGGCGGTGCCGGACACCGGCGTCGAACTCGTCGTACCGCCAGAACGCGAACAGGTCTATCTGGCGTCGTCGCTGGCGTACTACCTCGGTGCCGAGGTCGTCGCGGGGCGGTCCCCGCGGCTCGTGGCGGGCGACTTCGAGTACTCGCTGGACGGGCCGGGCGGCTACGAGGCCACGGTCAACCGCGTCCTCAAGCAGGTGTTCTTCCTCGACTGCCTGACGCGGACGGAAGGCTACTACCCCGTGGACCTCCACGAGCGCCAGCAGGTCGAACCCTCGGTGGACCTCGATTTCGCGGCGCTGTACGACGCGCCGCTCGCCGCGCAGGTGTCCGAGTACCTCGCGGTCCCGTTCGAGGTACTGGAACCGCATCTCCTCGACTGGCATCTGACGACCGACATCGTGCCGGAGGCCGAGAACGTGGCCGCGCTCCCGCACTTCGCGCACGAACTCTCGCTGTTGCGGACGCCGGACAACCGAGACCTCAAGTCGCCCGAACCGACGATGGAGGAGATAGACGAGTTCACGCGCTCGGCGGTCGCGGCGGGCGATTTCACGCGGAGCGCGACCGACCTCTCCCGGAGTACGGGCGACAGCGACGACTGGGGCGACGACGAGATGTTTCAACTCGAACCGGTCGAGACGGTCGAACACGCGTGGGTCGGCGACGGCTACCCAATCAACGCGAACAAGGTGACGGTAGAGTCCCTTCACCGCGAAGCGACGCGGACACCGCCCGAGGAGTCCGACATCGAGGTCCACGTCGTCTGTAACGACCCGCGGATGGCCGAGGAGAACGTCGTTCGAGAATTTTATGGGAAACGTGACTTCGTGAACTACGACGTGTCGTTCCACCAAAAGTTGACGGTGGCCGAATTTGCGGGCCTCCTCGAATCCTCGGGAGATTTTCTACATTACGTCGGTCACGTAGACGAGGAGGGTTTTCGCTGTCGTGACGGCTATCTCGATGCCGAATCGCTCGATTCGGTGGGCATCGAAGCCTTCGTTTTGAACGCTTGCCAGTCCTACGAGCAGGGTGCAATACTGGTGGAAAAGGGCAGTCGGGGTGGTGTGGTCACGCTCGCGGAGGTCGTTCACTCTGCCGCAACGGTAGTCGGACGAGCGATGGCGAGGTTATTAAACTCCGGATTTACACTTCGGTCGGCGTTGAGTATTGCCAAGAAGGAAGTTGAGGTAGCGATAGAGTACGTGACACTTGGCGCTGGTGGGTTGACGCTGTGTCAAGGAGAAAGCGGAGTTCCGTTGAAATACCAGATTCAACCAGATGGAGACGAGTATCTGGTCAGCCAGTATTCGTATCTGAGTCCCTCCTACCGTCTTGGGTCTCTGACGCGATCCGTTGTTGAAGGTCCAAACCGGTATCTTTCTTCTGGATTGATAGGGACATTTCGGATGACTGCAAGCGAGTTAGAATCGTTCTTAGACGCAGAACTTGTACCAATAGAGGTAGCAGGTAAATTACGCTGGAGCCACGATATTTCTCTCTCGGAAGTTTAGGAGATTATGGTCCCGGTGTTGAACTTGCTCCATTCCCCGCAACGCTTCCGGCCTGCGCCAAGACCATGCCAGCAGTAAAGAGGTAGCCAATGAGCCGCGGATGCTGTTCGAGTTGTGCGAGTATCCTTTGATTCGACATGCAAGTATAGTATCGAGTCGTTGTAAAGTATATTTTTCTAAATTGTTCTAACTATGAAATATAGTATGAAAGGCCGGAGGGGCGGGGAATGTTGAATTTGAGAGGCGTTTACAGTTATATTAGCTAATTTCCCGGAATTACCGCTATCTGTCTTTCGTCCAGTTTCGGTGGTCAGGCGATTCGTTATTCGTCGGAGAGTATTATCTATCTGACTCTAAATTCCGGAAATTTTATTATAGTCAACTACGACAAAATGAATACATGACCAGCGAACTTCGCTTTCGCGGGAGTGGAGCGAACCCGCGGTTCTCGAAGTGGCTCGCCAATCTCAAGCAGACGGGGAGCAACATCCTCCTCACGGGCGAGGTCCCCGACGCGGTGTCCGCGCGCGCCTCCCGGTATCTCTTCGGGAGCGCCGACCGCCGGTTTCGAGTCCTCGCGCTGACCGACCAGACGATTCGGAACGCCGACACGCGTCTCCCCACCGACACGTCCCGAGACGCCCCCGAGACGTGGGTCATCGACCAGCGCAGCGGCGAGCGGTCGGTCCCGGCCACCGCGCGAGGGTTCATGCCCGACTCGGATACGCTTCAGACCGACGACGCCCAGCAACTCTGCGACGAGGTGCAGGCCGCCATCAGCTTCTACGCCGAGGAGACAGACGGTCTCGACCCGGCCGAGCTTCGCGTCGGCGTCGATTCGCTGTTCCCGCTCGTCCGGGAGGACCGCGCGACGACCGAGCGGGTCCTGCGGACGCTCTGTGCGACGGTTCGGGGCGTGCAGGGGATGGCTCACTATCACCTTCGGGTGCCCGACGACGACGACCTCGTGACCGAACTCGGGGACCTGTTCGACGCGCGCGTCGAACTTCGGAAGCGTCCGCGGCGCAACCCCGAGCAACGCTGGCACGCCCTCGACATCGACGCCGTGACGCCGTGGATGGAACTGTAGACCGGCGACCTCGCTCCACTCCCACACACTGGTCTCTCGTTCTACTCCCGCACGCCGTTTTCTCGCCCTCCTCGTCTTCTCGACCGCTCTACTCCACGAACTGCTCGACGTTACCCTCCAGCAGGCTCCCCGAGTTCTCCAGTTGCGACTGGAGCGCGTAGTGCAGTCGCCTCGCCCGCGCCGCCTGCTCGGTGTCAGCGAGCGTGTACCGGGGCGACGACCGACCGGTCTCCTCGGCGTCGCGTCGCTCCATCACGCCGAACTCCAAGAGAACGGACTTGTGGTCGCGGTGGAACCCCGACTGTGATACGTCCGAGAGGTCACAGAGTCGTGCGGCTGTCAGATGGTCGTCGCGACGCTCTACGAGTACGGCCACGAGTTTCGCCCGTACCTGTGAGCCGAGGACCTGTGACAGCGCCGGAACGAACTCCCTCGCCATGTCTGCGACTACGACTGACTGGCCTAAATATCTGGGTGAAATTATTCACCTTTCCATCCCCGAATAGTATATTTTCCGATAAGTATTTCCAAGAAATCGTTTTACACTCGTACGACGATGGAGAACCGTAGCAACCGACCGCGACTCGCGAGACGACCCTCCCAACCACTCGACCAACGATGACAGCGAACGATTCCGACACCGACCATCGCTCCGACACGAAAACGCCCCTTCTCCTCGACGGGGTAACGCCCGACGAGTTGACGAGTGGATTCCTCAGCGAAATCCACCACGCCGCCGAGAGCGAGGGACTGTCCGTAGAGAACATCTCGGTCGAGACGCGGTGAGCGCGTCGCGCTTCGGCCACCTCTGCCCCTTTCGTCGATATAGTCGAAATAGCTCGAAGTAC is a window encoding:
- a CDS encoding DUF7503 family protein, which translates into the protein MSNQRILAQLEQHPRLIGYLFTAGMVLAQAGSVAGNGASSTPGP
- a CDS encoding DUF7504 family protein produces the protein MTSELRFRGSGANPRFSKWLANLKQTGSNILLTGEVPDAVSARASRYLFGSADRRFRVLALTDQTIRNADTRLPTDTSRDAPETWVIDQRSGERSVPATARGFMPDSDTLQTDDAQQLCDEVQAAISFYAEETDGLDPAELRVGVDSLFPLVREDRATTERVLRTLCATVRGVQGMAHYHLRVPDDDDLVTELGDLFDARVELRKRPRRNPEQRWHALDIDAVTPWMEL